AGCGTGAGGTCGACGAAGCCGACCGCCTCGGTCCGGCGCGGCAGCTCCACGCCCTCGCGGTCGGCCAGCAGCAGACGGCCCTCGCGGTCCCAGACGGCCACGGCCAGATCCCGCACATCGGCCTCGCCGGGGTCGCCTTCGCTGGCGATCGGCGCGGCGCCGGCATGCAGGCCGCGCAGCGTGGCCTGCACCTGTCGGGCCAGGCGGATGATCTCGGTGTCGAACAGCTCGTTGACCTCGTGGCGCGCCCGGTCCGCCGAGACCCACAGCGCCAGCGCCCAGACCAGGGGGGCACAGACCAGCAGATAGAGCAGCAGGCGGCGGCGCAGGCTCATGATGCCTGCTGCGGCTCGGCCTCGCAGGAGCCCAGCGCGTAGCCCAGGCCGCGCACGGTGCGCACGACGGCCGGAGCCAGCTTGCGGCGCAGGTGGTGGATATGCACCTCCAGCGCGTTGCCCTCGGGTTCGCCGCCGCTCCAGTCGTAGAGCTTGTCCTTCAGGTGCTCCTTGCTGAGCACGCGCTGCGGATGCGTCATCAGCACCTCCAGCAGGGCCAGCTCGCGCCCGGTCAGCTCGACCGGATGTCCGGCCCATCGCACCTGCTTGGCGGCCGGGTCATATTCCAGCGCCCCATGCTGCCAGACCGACTGGGCGCGGCCGCTGGTGCGGCGCAGCAGGGCCCGCAGCCGGGCCGCCAGCTCGTCGATCGTGATCGGCTTGATCAGGTAGTCGTCGGCGCCGGCGTCGAGGCCGGCGATGCGCTGCTGCACGCCGTCGCGGGCGGTCAGGATCAGCACCGGCAAGGTCCGACCCCGGCCGCGCCAGTGGGTCAACCAGCTGATGCCGTCGCCGCCCGGCAGGCCCAGGTCCAGCACCACCGCGTCATAGGGCGCGCCGCCCAGGGCGGCGTCGGCCCGAGTGCCGTCGCGGAACCAGTCCACCGCATGGCCGAGCTGACGCAGGCCCAGCATCAGGGCCTCGCCCAGCTGGGCATCGTCTTCGACCACGAGCAGACGCATGATTGAGTCGCGGGGAGGGGGATGGCGGCGATTATGCAGGTCGCCGCATCGTCCGGGCACGAGCCTCAGGCCGCCTTGGCGGCCAGCACGGTGACGCAGTTGCGGCCGCTGCGCTTGGAGGCGTAGAGCGCGCGGTCGGCGCGCTCGAAGAACTCGTTGGCACTCTCGCCGCGCGCCAGCTGGGTCACGCCCAGCGAGAGCGTGACGCGCTCCAGGGTCTGGGCCGATTCGCCGCGACGGATGCGGCTGGCGGCGATGGTGCTGCGCAGCTGCTCGGCCAGGGCCTGGGCCTCGGGCAGGGCGGTGGCCGGCAGCAGCAGCGCGAACTCCTCGCCGCCGACGCGCGCGGCCAGGCGCGATTCGCCGGCCAGACGCTTGATGCTCTGCGCGACGGTGCGCAGCACCTGGTCGCCGAAGGAATGGCCGTAGCTGTCGTTGACGCGCTTGAAGAAGTCGATGTCGCTCAGCACCAGGCAGTGGCTCTGGTCGGCCTCGCCGCCCGCCAGGCAGCGCGCCAGCTGCTGCTCGAAGGCGCGGCGGTTCGCCAGCCCGGTCAGCGCGTCGACCAGGGCCTCGCTGCGCGCCTGGCTGACCTCCTCGCGCAGGCTCGCGATCTCGGCCTGGTTGGCGTCCAGGCGCTGCTGCAGGGTGGCCATCGCGGCGCGCATCTCGCGCGTGCCCGCCATCAGGGCCTGCAGCTGGCGCGCCTGTTCCTCGCCGGCCTGCCGGCCGTCCAGCAGCTGGCGGCTCCATTCCAGCAGGGACTGGTCGAAGCGCGCGGTCTGGTCGCCGGCCTGGGCGGCGGTGCTGGCCATATTGTCGAGCACCCGGCTCAGGCCCTCGCTGACGCGGCGCGCGTCGCGCGGGTCCAGCACCGGCTCGGCCACATGTTCGCGGTACAGCGCGGCGGTGGTCTCCTCGTCGAGCAGGGCGCCGTCGCGGGTGCGCTCCTGTAGCGCGCGCACCAGCGGCACATTGCGTCCGCTGACGAACTCGTACCAGACCGCATAGCTGATCGGGTGCAGCGCCGTCTGCTGGCGGGTCATCAGGGGCAGGGCCAGGCGCAGGTATTCGGCACTGCGCGCCATGCTGTCCGGGTACCTCATCGGGTGGTGCATCCGCTATCCCTTCGATCGTTGTTGTATTGGGCGGAGCCCCGACCTCCGGCCCCGTCGCCTGTATCGGCCGGCGCCCGGCGGGCTTGATGTCGGGCGATCCCTGATCTCGTGGGAGCGTGATTTTTGTCAACTTCGCGCGCCGGATGCGGGCTTAGGGTGCCGGTCTGATCCACTTTGCCGTCGCTCCCGCCATGTCCGAACAGACCCTGATCGATCCCCAGCTGCGGCCCTGGCTGGCCGGTAGCGGCCTGGCCCCGCTGCGCCTGCGCGGCGGCCGCACCCTGCTGCCGGTGGTGCAGGGCGGCATGGGGGTTGGCGTCAGCGCGCAGCGCCTGGCCGGGGCGGTGGCCGCGGCCGGCGCGATCGGCACGCTCAGCTCGGTGGACCTGCGCCGCCTGCATCCGGACCTGATGGCGCGCTGCGAGGGCCAGAACGCCGGCGAAGCAGCCAAGCGCGTGATCGAGGCCGCCAACCAGGAGGCGCTGGCGCGCGAGATCGCCGGCGCGCGCCGGCGCAGCGAGGGCCGCGGCCTGCTGGCGCTGAATGTGATGCGGGCGCTGAGCGACTACGCGGCCTCGGTGAAGACCGCGCTGCGCGAGGGCATCGATGTGCTGGTGGTCGGCGCCGGCCTGCCGCTGGACCTGCCCGAGCTGGCGCAGGACCATCCGGACACCCTCTTGATCCCGATCCTCAGCGACGCGCGCGGCGTGCAGCTGATCGTCAAGAAATGGGAGCGCAAGCAGCGCCTGCCGGACGCGATCGTGATCGAGCATCCGCGCCTGGCCGGCGGCCATCTCGGCGCGGCCAAGGTCGCAGACCTGAACGACCCGCGCTTCGACTTCGAGCGCGCGATTCCCGAGAGCCTGGAGTTCTTCGAGAAGGCCGGCCTCGCGGGCCGCATTCCGCTGATCGCGGCCGGCGGCATCCGCAGCCATGCCGAGATCCGCCGCCTGCAGGGCCTGGGCGCGGCCGCGGTGCAGCTGGGCACGCCCTTCGCGGTGACGGCCGAGGGCGATGCCCATCCCGAGTTCAAGCGCGTGCTGGCCGAAGCGCAGGAGGGCGAGCTGGTCGAGTTCACCAGCGTGGCCGGGCTGCCGGCGCGCGCGGTGGCCACGCCCTGGCTGCGCGGCTATCTGAAGGCCGAGGCCAAGCTGCAGGCGGTGGCCCAGGTCAAGGCGCGCTGCACCAAGGCCTTCGACTGCCTGGCCCAATGCGGGCTGCGCGACGGCCTGAAGGGCTGGGGCCAGTTCTGCATCGACAACCAGCTGGCCGCGGCGCTGCGCGGCGACGTGGCCAAGGGCCTGTTCTTCCGCGGCGCCGGCGCGCTGCCCTTTGGGCGCGAGGTGCGCTCGGTGCGCGAGCTGCTGGAGCGGCTGCTGGACGCACGCGGCGCGCCGGGCATGGCGTAACTGCAACACCTGACCCCCTGCGATCAGCGCGGCTTTGTGCGCGCCGCAACTTCAGGTTTACAATGAGAATCATTCGCAAGTAAGCGAAGCGAGTGCCGTCCAGGGCGCCCGCCGCCAGCCAGTGGCCGCCGTCGCGGTCCCGCCAGCATGTCTG
This genomic stretch from Roseateles sp. DAIF2 harbors:
- a CDS encoding response regulator, which translates into the protein MRLLVVEDDAQLGEALMLGLRQLGHAVDWFRDGTRADAALGGAPYDAVVLDLGLPGGDGISWLTHWRGRGRTLPVLILTARDGVQQRIAGLDAGADDYLIKPITIDELAARLRALLRRTSGRAQSVWQHGALEYDPAAKQVRWAGHPVELTGRELALLEVLMTHPQRVLSKEHLKDKLYDWSGGEPEGNALEVHIHHLRRKLAPAVVRTVRGLGYALGSCEAEPQQAS
- a CDS encoding diguanylate cyclase produces the protein MRYPDSMARSAEYLRLALPLMTRQQTALHPISYAVWYEFVSGRNVPLVRALQERTRDGALLDEETTAALYREHVAEPVLDPRDARRVSEGLSRVLDNMASTAAQAGDQTARFDQSLLEWSRQLLDGRQAGEEQARQLQALMAGTREMRAAMATLQQRLDANQAEIASLREEVSQARSEALVDALTGLANRRAFEQQLARCLAGGEADQSHCLVLSDIDFFKRVNDSYGHSFGDQVLRTVAQSIKRLAGESRLAARVGGEEFALLLPATALPEAQALAEQLRSTIAASRIRRGESAQTLERVTLSLGVTQLARGESANEFFERADRALYASKRSGRNCVTVLAAKAA
- a CDS encoding nitronate monooxygenase family protein — translated: MSEQTLIDPQLRPWLAGSGLAPLRLRGGRTLLPVVQGGMGVGVSAQRLAGAVAAAGAIGTLSSVDLRRLHPDLMARCEGQNAGEAAKRVIEAANQEALAREIAGARRRSEGRGLLALNVMRALSDYAASVKTALREGIDVLVVGAGLPLDLPELAQDHPDTLLIPILSDARGVQLIVKKWERKQRLPDAIVIEHPRLAGGHLGAAKVADLNDPRFDFERAIPESLEFFEKAGLAGRIPLIAAGGIRSHAEIRRLQGLGAAAVQLGTPFAVTAEGDAHPEFKRVLAEAQEGELVEFTSVAGLPARAVATPWLRGYLKAEAKLQAVAQVKARCTKAFDCLAQCGLRDGLKGWGQFCIDNQLAAALRGDVAKGLFFRGAGALPFGREVRSVRELLERLLDARGAPGMA